One Bdellovibrio bacteriovorus str. Tiberius DNA segment encodes these proteins:
- a CDS encoding vitamin B12-dependent ribonucleotide reductase, which translates to MKKQTLHSPSYFVSGGKNPESLFTWKRVNSEIRNRKGEVFFEMKNVEAPEGWSQLAIDIAASKYFRKVGVPVTGHETSVRQMVDRVVKAIAASAIRQGGYFATRKEADIFAKELKFILLSQRGAFSSPVWFNAGLWEAYKSQSPSEHFAWDEKKKSIQATKNAYERPQCSACFIQSVDDSIEGIFDLAKTEAKLFKYGSGTGSNFSKIRSKYEATSSGGKSSGLISFLEVLDKGAGAIKSGGTTRRAAKMVVVDIDHPEVLDFIDWKMREEQKAHLLIAAGLSADFEGEAYRTVSGQNANNSVRVSDAFMKAVEKESPWKLKARLSGKVLREIPAAEVWSRITRAAWMCADPGIQFHDTINKWHTCPETDIIHSSNPCSEYMFLDDSACNLASINLVKFLGDTGDFDFESFIHTARTLFVAQEILVDYSSYPTQKIAQNSHDYRPLGLGFANLGSLLMRKGVAYDSDEGRAWAGALTSLMSGVAYLTSSEMARAKGPFAGYRKNSKSMLKVMKMHERALNQVAWKMLPSGIDKAVKNLWKGVLFNGEKHGFRNSQATVIAPTGTIGLLMDCDTTGIEPDFSLIKFKKLVGGGEIQIVNQSVDAALEALQYTEEERQGILKYVEENNSVVGAPQMHPEDLPVFDTATAMPGQRVLSPESHVKMMAAVQPFISGAISKTVNMPSTATEEDISRIYFLAWELGVKAVAVYRDGSKQSQPLNLKEKPKAVEEVSVPNFTMKCPECGSDTVLTSGCYRCPNCGTTVGCS; encoded by the coding sequence ATGAAAAAACAAACTCTGCACAGTCCGTCGTACTTTGTTTCTGGAGGTAAAAATCCAGAGAGTCTTTTCACTTGGAAAAGAGTGAACAGTGAAATCCGCAACCGCAAGGGTGAAGTGTTTTTCGAAATGAAAAATGTCGAAGCTCCGGAAGGCTGGTCTCAGTTGGCAATTGATATTGCCGCCAGCAAGTATTTCCGCAAAGTCGGTGTGCCGGTGACAGGGCACGAAACTTCGGTGCGCCAGATGGTGGATCGGGTGGTGAAGGCGATCGCCGCCTCGGCCATTCGCCAGGGCGGATACTTTGCCACTCGCAAAGAGGCCGACATCTTTGCCAAAGAATTGAAATTCATTCTGCTGTCCCAGCGCGGGGCCTTCAGCAGCCCGGTGTGGTTCAATGCCGGTTTGTGGGAAGCATACAAGTCACAAAGTCCCAGTGAACATTTCGCATGGGATGAAAAAAAGAAATCCATTCAAGCCACCAAAAACGCCTATGAACGCCCGCAGTGCTCGGCGTGTTTTATCCAAAGTGTGGATGACAGCATCGAAGGCATTTTTGATCTGGCCAAAACCGAAGCCAAGCTTTTCAAATATGGTTCTGGCACCGGCAGTAACTTTTCAAAAATTCGCAGCAAGTACGAAGCCACCAGTTCCGGCGGAAAAAGCTCGGGCCTGATTTCTTTCCTGGAAGTTTTGGATAAAGGGGCGGGTGCAATCAAGTCCGGCGGCACCACCCGACGCGCAGCCAAGATGGTGGTGGTTGACATCGATCACCCCGAAGTTCTGGATTTCATCGACTGGAAGATGCGTGAAGAACAAAAGGCGCATCTGTTGATTGCGGCGGGTCTCAGTGCGGATTTCGAGGGCGAAGCGTATCGCACGGTTTCCGGCCAAAACGCCAATAACTCAGTTCGTGTCAGCGATGCCTTTATGAAAGCGGTCGAAAAAGAAAGCCCATGGAAGCTGAAAGCGCGCCTCAGTGGAAAAGTGTTGCGCGAAATCCCCGCCGCCGAAGTGTGGAGTCGTATCACCCGCGCCGCATGGATGTGTGCCGATCCGGGCATTCAGTTTCACGACACGATCAACAAGTGGCACACCTGTCCTGAAACCGACATCATTCATTCCAGCAATCCGTGCTCTGAATATATGTTCCTGGATGATTCGGCCTGCAATCTGGCTTCAATCAATCTGGTGAAGTTCCTGGGTGACACCGGTGACTTTGATTTTGAATCTTTCATTCACACGGCGCGAACTCTGTTCGTGGCGCAGGAAATTCTGGTGGATTATTCCAGCTACCCGACGCAAAAAATTGCGCAGAACTCCCATGACTATCGTCCTCTGGGATTGGGCTTTGCCAATCTGGGAAGCCTTCTGATGCGAAAAGGTGTTGCCTATGACAGCGACGAAGGCCGGGCATGGGCGGGGGCCTTGACCTCGCTGATGTCAGGGGTGGCGTATCTGACCAGTTCCGAGATGGCACGGGCCAAGGGGCCGTTTGCGGGCTATCGCAAAAACAGCAAGTCCATGCTGAAGGTGATGAAGATGCACGAGCGTGCATTGAATCAGGTCGCTTGGAAGATGCTGCCATCAGGGATCGACAAAGCCGTGAAAAACCTGTGGAAAGGTGTTTTGTTTAACGGGGAAAAGCACGGTTTCAGAAACTCACAAGCCACCGTGATTGCGCCGACGGGAACCATTGGTCTGTTGATGGATTGTGACACCACCGGGATTGAACCGGATTTTTCCCTGATCAAATTTAAAAAACTTGTGGGTGGGGGCGAGATTCAGATTGTGAATCAGTCCGTCGATGCCGCTTTAGAGGCATTGCAATACACCGAGGAAGAACGCCAGGGGATCTTGAAGTACGTTGAAGAAAACAACTCGGTCGTCGGGGCTCCGCAAATGCATCCGGAAGACCTGCCGGTCTTTGACACCGCCACCGCGATGCCGGGTCAGCGGGTGCTGTCCCCGGAAAGCCATGTGAAGATGATGGCGGCCGTGCAGCCGTTTATCAGTGGGGCCATTTCCAAGACGGTGAATATGCCAAGCACCGCCACCGAAGAAGACATCAGCCGCATTTACTTCCTGGCCTGGGAGCTGGGGGTTAAAGCGGTGGCCGTGTACCGGGATGGCAGCAAGCAAAGTCAGCCTCTGAATCTGAAGGAAAAGCCCAAAGCCGTGGAAGAGGTCAGTGTTCCGAATTTCACCATGAAATGCCCGGAATGCGGGAGTGACACAGTGCTTACGAGTGGCTGCTATCGCTGTCCAAACTGCGGCACCACAGTCGGCTGCTCCTAA